The following proteins are encoded in a genomic region of Pikeienuella piscinae:
- a CDS encoding gamma-glutamyltransferase family protein, producing MRRSVLFALTLTFSPAAVFAQQSPQPERTFERAAASDVTGKTEMVIAAHPLAVEAGLAVLAEGGDAADAAVAVQLVLTLVEPQSSGLGGGAFALYWDATLQRLTAYDGREVAPKAAGPDYWLGPDGAPMAWREAVPGGRSVGVPGTPALLEELHNRHSRLPRTGLADAAIELAEQGFEVSPRLAASVKDAAESLAAFPETAAYFLPDGKPIEAGAVLKNAALAETFRRFADEGAAPFYTGDLAENVIMATRASPLNPGLLTAEDFAGYQPISRKPVCHPYRGLKICGMGPPSSGALTIGQILMMLEHRDLGPAPSPAAWRLYVEASRLAFADRGLYMADSDFAAMPEGLLDPDYMAMRAGLISAAAAGDAAPGTPPWKEGALRAPDRSAERPGTSHFVIRDSDGDIVSMTTTIETGFGSRLMANGYLLNNELTDFSFTPEADGKPVANRVEGGKRPRSSMAPTIVFRNGTPAFALGSPGGARIIGYVATALIGLIDWGMSPAEAASIGHVTASGSRVDLEEGTEAAMLEENLRAYGLEPRIRNMNSGLAILALTPEGLVGAADPRREGVARSD from the coding sequence ATGCGCCGAAGCGTTCTGTTCGCGCTGACCCTGACGTTCTCACCTGCCGCCGTCTTCGCCCAGCAGTCGCCGCAGCCGGAGCGCACATTCGAGCGCGCCGCCGCCTCGGATGTGACGGGGAAGACCGAGATGGTGATCGCCGCCCACCCGCTCGCCGTCGAGGCCGGGCTTGCGGTGCTTGCGGAAGGCGGCGACGCCGCCGACGCTGCGGTCGCGGTGCAATTGGTTCTGACGCTGGTGGAGCCGCAGAGCTCCGGGCTCGGCGGCGGTGCCTTTGCGCTCTACTGGGACGCCACGTTGCAGCGGCTCACCGCCTATGACGGGCGGGAGGTCGCGCCGAAAGCGGCGGGGCCGGACTACTGGCTCGGCCCGGACGGCGCGCCGATGGCCTGGCGCGAAGCGGTTCCGGGCGGGCGCTCGGTCGGCGTGCCGGGCACGCCGGCGCTGCTGGAGGAGCTTCACAACCGGCACAGCCGACTGCCGCGGACAGGGCTCGCCGACGCGGCGATCGAACTCGCCGAGCAGGGTTTTGAAGTCTCCCCCCGCCTCGCCGCATCGGTGAAGGACGCGGCCGAGAGCCTCGCCGCGTTCCCCGAAACTGCGGCCTATTTCCTCCCCGACGGGAAGCCGATCGAGGCCGGGGCAGTGCTGAAGAACGCAGCGCTGGCGGAGACCTTCCGCCGCTTCGCGGATGAGGGCGCGGCGCCCTTTTACACCGGCGATCTCGCCGAGAATGTGATCATGGCGACGCGCGCTTCGCCGCTGAATCCGGGCCTGCTGACGGCGGAGGATTTCGCCGGCTACCAGCCGATTTCACGCAAGCCCGTCTGCCACCCATACCGCGGGCTGAAGATCTGCGGCATGGGCCCCCCCTCCTCCGGCGCGCTGACCATCGGACAGATACTGATGATGCTGGAGCATCGGGATCTCGGCCCCGCCCCGAGCCCGGCCGCCTGGCGGCTCTACGTCGAAGCCTCGCGCCTCGCCTTCGCCGATCGTGGCCTCTACATGGCGGATTCGGACTTCGCCGCGATGCCCGAGGGCCTGCTGGACCCTGATTACATGGCGATGCGCGCGGGGCTGATCTCCGCCGCCGCCGCCGGGGACGCCGCGCCGGGGACGCCGCCCTGGAAAGAGGGCGCGCTGCGTGCGCCGGACCGATCGGCGGAGCGCCCAGGAACCAGTCATTTCGTGATCCGCGACAGCGATGGCGACATCGTCTCGATGACCACCACGATCGAGACCGGATTCGGCTCACGGCTGATGGCGAACGGCTATCTTCTCAACAATGAGCTCACGGATTTCAGCTTCACGCCCGAAGCCGACGGCAAGCCGGTCGCCAACCGTGTCGAGGGCGGCAAGCGGCCACGCTCATCGATGGCGCCGACGATCGTCTTTCGCAACGGGACGCCGGCCTTCGCGCTCGGCTCGCCCGGCGGCGCGCGGATCATCGGCTATGTCGCGACGGCGCTGATCGGGCTGATCGACTGGGGCATGAGCCCGGCGGAAGCGGCTTCGATCGGCCATGTGACTGCGTCCGGGAGCAGGGTCGATCTCGAGGAAGGCACGGAAGCCGCCATGCTCGAAGAGAACCTGCGCGCTTACGGCCTGGAACCGCGGATCCGCAACATGAACTCAGGTCTCGCCATCCTCGCCCTGACGCCGGAGGGCCTCGTCGGCGCCGCCGACCCGCGGCGGGAGGGCGTCGCGCGCAGCGATTGA
- a CDS encoding VPLPA-CTERM sorting domain-containing protein: MNYFYVSLGKVGKVATWIGGPVVVAVVVMLKMGPTMKIKFCAALAAGALLSSGAEAATLKLDGYTAGVKNVTVSASPVANTPNPAGATGFNISDQSGSLGSFVAWCLDIGHYLMGVGDTDEYDLTTDPFSNSFGLTQVARDRVQAVFDANYGTLDASDSAQATGFQMALWEAAFEDDATAMSMSDGAFIASNAASDSLASTYLANAIAHTGSSRYQMSFFEISSLDENRGRYTGQNLVTVSEVPLPAAGLLLLTALGGTAFVGRRRKS, encoded by the coding sequence GTGAATTATTTCTACGTCTCGCTAGGGAAAGTGGGTAAGGTGGCGACGTGGATTGGCGGCCCTGTTGTGGTCGCTGTTGTTGTAATGCTGAAGATGGGGCCTACCATGAAAATCAAGTTTTGCGCCGCGCTTGCGGCGGGTGCTCTGCTGTCGTCCGGCGCCGAAGCGGCGACGCTCAAACTCGACGGCTACACCGCAGGGGTCAAGAATGTCACCGTCAGCGCCTCGCCCGTGGCCAATACGCCCAATCCGGCCGGCGCCACGGGATTCAATATTTCGGACCAGTCAGGCAGCCTCGGTTCTTTCGTCGCCTGGTGTCTCGATATCGGTCATTACCTGATGGGCGTCGGCGATACCGACGAGTATGATCTGACGACCGACCCGTTCTCGAACAGCTTCGGGCTGACGCAGGTCGCCCGTGACCGGGTTCAGGCCGTGTTCGACGCCAACTACGGCACTTTGGATGCGAGCGACTCCGCTCAGGCGACCGGGTTCCAGATGGCGCTCTGGGAAGCGGCGTTCGAGGATGACGCGACCGCGATGAGCATGAGCGACGGCGCTTTCATCGCTTCCAATGCGGCCAGCGACAGCTTGGCGAGCACCTATCTGGCCAACGCCATCGCCCATACCGGTTCCAGCCGGTACCAGATGTCCTTCTTCGAGATCAGCAGCCTGGACGAGAATCGCGGCCGCTACACCGGTCAGAACCTTGTGACCGTCTCCGAGGTGCCGCTGCCCGCCGCTGGCCTGCTTCTCCTGACCGCCCTCGGCGGAACCGCGTTCGTGGGACGCCGCCGCAAGAGCTAA
- a CDS encoding GNAT family N-acetyltransferase — MITFSRGAYVARLAETPADIEAAQRLRHQSFIAGRGAVVEGVRAEGLDADQFDATCEHMLIEERRSGRLVCCYRMLPLGSGAEIGRSYSALHYDLCGLCAYPSPMMEMGRFCVHPDWRADPNVIRTAWTAMATHVEARRVEMLFGCSSFDGVEAEVYMDAFALLKARHLAPKRWLPRIKAPKIFPFARLLRRRRPDLKAAAAKLPPLLRAYLAMGGWVSDHAVVDNDLDTLHVFTGLEIGRVPKGRARLLRGA; from the coding sequence GCCGAGACGCCTGCCGACATCGAGGCGGCGCAACGTCTGCGTCACCAGAGTTTCATCGCCGGTCGCGGCGCCGTCGTCGAAGGCGTGCGGGCGGAAGGGCTCGACGCCGATCAATTCGATGCGACCTGCGAACATATGTTGATCGAGGAACGCCGCAGCGGTCGGCTCGTCTGCTGCTATCGCATGCTGCCGCTTGGATCCGGCGCGGAGATCGGGCGGAGCTATTCAGCCTTGCATTATGATCTCTGCGGGCTTTGCGCCTATCCATCGCCGATGATGGAGATGGGTCGTTTCTGCGTCCACCCTGACTGGCGGGCGGATCCGAATGTGATCCGCACGGCCTGGACGGCGATGGCGACCCACGTGGAGGCTCGCAGGGTCGAGATGCTGTTTGGCTGCTCCAGTTTCGATGGCGTTGAAGCCGAGGTCTACATGGACGCCTTTGCGCTGTTGAAGGCGCGGCACCTGGCGCCGAAGCGCTGGCTGCCGCGAATCAAGGCGCCCAAGATCTTTCCTTTCGCCCGCCTTCTGCGCCGGCGAAGGCCGGATCTGAAGGCCGCCGCGGCGAAGCTGCCGCCGCTTCTGCGGGCCTACCTGGCGATGGGGGGCTGGGTTTCCGACCACGCTGTCGTGGACAATGACCTCGATACGCTCCACGTCTTTACCGGGCTGGAGATCGGACGCGTTCCGAAGGGGCGCGCGCGCCTCTTGCGCGGGGCGTGA